In Lycium ferocissimum isolate CSIRO_LF1 chromosome 7, AGI_CSIRO_Lferr_CH_V1, whole genome shotgun sequence, the sequence GTGTAGAAGCAAACTCCAAATTTATGGCCAAGTTCTTTCAGTActtgataagttggtaaaataccaacttatttcttctttaatcttagattgttgctatgttttgattgagaaaatagtggaTTTAGTGTCGGttacttccattttataggATCATATGATTGAGAAGAGCTTTGGaggaaaccaagtgaaaaaacaagttaaaaagagacaaattgaagaaaatgaaaaaagtggctaaaaatgcaaaaaagtAGCAAGAAATATAAATCTGAAATTTGCAAAGTTGAAGGCTATTTTCGTCACTTTTGATTGAGGAAATTGGAGCACTACAAGAGCAAGACTTGGGGGAAATAagtttcatctttggccatattTTCAAGCTTGAGGAGCTAGGGTAAGAGAAGATTTGAACACTTTAATGAGTAAACTCTTaactctttcttaaattccttgttatgtattgaatatttaagtgtgtggcattttattctttcatttgaatcttgtttatgagaaTATTCATCATCAAGTGTTGAATTAAATCTCTTGTTTTGTTTATGTAtagaatgatttttatttctaatgaaatgatctttgtttctttaattaatcttgttctttaatgtttcttaagggattagctaaccctaggacccacccatttacttcgatttgagctcggaagaggaaaattgaggttgggaaagattaattaacaagaatttggggctttaaacctcatctaataacttgagctataaATAGGAAATttaacttaagattcaattgcTTGTGCTTAATATGGAGGAATCAATGAGAGGACATCAATTCAAATCCTGGATTTTTGAATTGAGAGAGATCAAGAATTCTCACCATTTCTTAGATTCATGGACCCAATTCAATTCAAAAGAtccttcattcacatttttttccACCAAGAACGTTTTCTAAAACTCTTTGACCCCGAATTTTGGAGTATCCTACTTTCACGCAATTCACAGGGTTCAACAAGCAATCGATATTTCACGATCAAGGGTGTAATACTCTTTGTAGTAGCAGAAAAGCTTAGAATgaaatttattgatttggttggaaaactttcaatgagattttagaaatcattatcttttaACATAGactcgctcttagttgtaaaatcgtaaaatatattggatcgttactcgAGAGtcccttgtatccatgcttgtggcaattgatcattttacccgctttctagtttaattttatatttgttagttttaaaatcaaaaaaataaaatattgaaaaagtgtttggcttagcgtagTTGGTGATAAATCATTTAATTTCTCAATCGCCTTTAAATTGTTCCTTGTGAATTCgacccgactcatagttgggtaaattatattgcgacgaccGAGTATgctctctttgaggagtggatttggacgttatcagtAATCTTACAACGaattttttttgctcttttttattttggctAAAGAGCCCCTGGGTTGTATGCCAATCATATGTAGCTTGAATTGTGATGCCGCAATGTTTTAGCTATTGCCGATCCTTGCAAAtcatgtgtagaaatgaatatttttgatttttcaacttcttgAAAGAACCAAAACTGTCAGGGCCTTCTACTCGTCTCGTACTATTAAAGCGATATTCGAAAAACTCTCAACGAAATATCTTTAAATATTGAAAGACCAACTTGTAACTTTAATATAACCTCACATGTTCTAATCTTTTGATATTCTGAAAAATTGGCTGGGACAAGGTTGGAAATCGCATCTACAACTCTAATTATGCAATTAATGTCATATAAGGGTCACAAAAATACACTTTTGGTTATTGCCGATCGCCGAAAATTGTGCACTAATAggaaaaatactttttattttttttatttttatcatttctttTAATAGTTATAGGTTAAGCATATGTTGATTTTTACATTAAAAAATTATGTTAATTACAATAAACACCCTATATTATGAATTAATTTCAGATACATCCCATGTAATCATAGAATCAAACACTTATACCCTTGTACTATGGAAATCATACAATTATACTCCCTTAAGAGATATATAAGTATTTAAATATAATCTTTAAAAGATaagttaaaattataaataaaaagttttTATGTGTTCATTCTTTATgatattttaaaaaggaaacatTTTTATTGAAAATCTTTATTTACATCTttgattttaaaagagaagaaatatcttttaaatatgtatcttttaaataaatacaaattactCTAATTATAAAACAAACTCTAATTTTGCATATAGTATTTGAATAATCCAAACGGCTATTCTCACAAAGGCTCACCCTCTCCCCTCGaacaaggaaaaggaaaaaataaaaaggatttgGGTTTAACCGACGCTTAGTTCCGCGGGTTCAAGAAATAACCCATGCCCGTTGCTTTCAATAGTCTATATATCTCCCGCTTCATTTTAGAAATCACACAATCCCATCAGATTTCAACTTTCAGTTCTCAGCCATGGAACCGTCACGCTCAGCGAACTCGGGTTCCAATTCAAAACGAACTTCAAATTCAAATAGCAATCAAAgtaacaagaagaagaagaagacgatgACGAATCAAAAGACCCTAGGCATGGCTTGGGGTGCCAATTCTCGTTCTGCTTCTCGTCCTTCCTTCAACAGTTCGCCTTTCTCCAATTTTGGCAGGTAaaaatcttcttctttctttactTTGTTTTCCCTGATTAATTAGAATCTTTGTACACTTTCTTGAATATATTGcactaattaaaatcattctaaactATCTTGAATATTTGAACAGTTTTATACGCCCAAGAAAACATTACTTTGAGTTGACTTGGAATCATGGGTTGATCGTCAAAGAAAGTTTAAGACCGGCCGCTAGTGGAATATGTGTTGATCATCAAGAAATATTATTCTTATTTCTGTACTTTGTTTGAACTGATATTGCAAAATCTTGAACATTCATTAGAATCTTTGTGCACTATCTTGAATATTTGGACAGTTTTAATAGACTGAAGAGTGTTTTCTTTTGAGTTTACTTCGAATTAGGTGATCGTCAAGAAAGTTTAAGACCGGCCACTACTGGAATGTGTGTTGATCATCAAGTAATATTATTCTTATTGCTTTAGAGACATTAAATGAAAAGAGTCTGAGTaaaatcttcttctttctttactTTGTTGGCACTGATATTGTGAAATCTTGAACATTAATTAGAATCTTTGTACATTATCTTGAATATTTGAACAGTTTTAATCAGCTGAAGAGTGTTTTTCCTTTGAGTTGACTTCGAATTAGGTGATCATCCAGAAAGTTTTTGACCGGCCACTAGTGGAATTTGTTGATCATcaagaaatattattttaattactttatagACGTTAATTATTGGAATTAAAGGAGTCCAATTAGTTTGTTGTTAGAGCATAGTTCATTGATTTTTATGGACTGTTTTTAGAGTTTGACTTCATATGTCTCCTCTATATGGCCAAGTACACGTCTTGCTTACAATTTACTTCATAAAAGACCCCTCCACTCTGATTTGATGTGTATAGTGTGTACTATATGACTCGTTTTTGGTGCTGATTTCCTGATCTTTCCATTGTGGCTTTTGACAACTTTGCTGTAGTTACATGGCCGTAAAGAATCAAAAGCTTCACGAGCAGTTTGATGCGGAGGCATCAAGCACTTCTCTCAGTGGTCCAAGCTCTTCAAAACCTATATTTCATAGTGTTTCCATTTTTGTTGATGGATACACGGTTCCTTCCAGTCAGGTTTAGTGCATTATGGTTTCTTTCTGGTCTATTTCCTGTTATTTTCATGACGGAGATTAATGTGATATGATTGCTTGAAGATATGAATTAAAAGAATAATGATGTTGAATAATTGTTTCATCAATAAAAAACCTTCTCTAAATTTTGAACTGTCGAAACAAATGATTACTTGTATTCTTGCTTTCCGTGACACGAATTGTCTCTACTTTTGTAAGAAAGAGTTCATTCAATCTGCATGTAACCCCGCATGCAAACATCCATCTTCATTGCAATCAATACATTGAGTATAGAATTATCATATTCTTTTCTGTACCTCACTGATTGTCTCATATGGAAGATTAGGTAGCTTCTCTTGCAGTTTATTGAATTGAACAATACTTCTTCAGGAACTTCGAGGATATATGTTGAAGCATGGAGGCcgttttgaaaattatttttctaggCGCCGTGTTACTCATATAATCTGTAGTAATCTTCCCGACAGTAAGGTCAAGAATTTAAGGTCAGTTCTAAACCAAGTTCATCAGGCTGTCAGTTTCTTATTTTTGTATCTCTGCCGAAACAGAAAttgcaatttttttctaagATTTGTTTGAATTTGATATAGGTCCTTTAGCAGGGGACTTCCAGTAGTCAAACCCACATGGGTGTTGGATTCTGTTGCTGCAAATAGCCTTCTGAATTGTAAGTTTATATTTCTATGACTTTCTTTTTAACACAATCTAGCAAGTTCACCACTTGTTTACTTTTTAGCTCTTTTATGGTGATTTTCCCTGAAAACATCTTTGTGGGTGAAAGGATATTGTTTGCAGAAGTTATTTTGGGGGACCTGTGCTTCTCCTCCTCTTAGgcctctttttatttcttgaattagCAAGGGGGATAAAAAAGAGAAGAACAAGGAAGTGCTCTTTTACGTGTCTTCTAGTTATGTTTgtattatatatttgtattgCAAAGTTTACAACTTCAGGCCTAGCTCCATCTTGTGAAGAGTCTACTTGAAGGGAAACACGGAAATGCTAAAGTACTTGAATCGTAAGAAGATTACCTTGTTCCCTTAGATGAGAAGTTTATAATGAGGTGCATGCACCTTTATCAAGTTCTTTATGAGTCCTGGGATATTCCATGAATTTTGTTTCCATCATTTTCTTGTAAACTTTGATGAGTCTACTTTCTGATGCTTCATGCCACTTACATCAGTACTTTCAATTTTCTCTCTTACTAAGCAACATCGGTTCTCTGTGTTGTTCTGTTGTTTTCAGGGGTTCCTTATCAGCTTGATCAGCTTGCAAGTGAAGCTAATAACCAGCCTAAGCTTTCTGCTTTCTTTATGAAAAACATTGCTGTTTCTGATGATGCAGCAACATGTTCAACTGGCCAAGCGACATCTAGAGTTGAGAGCCCATTGTCATATTCTGGACCAATTAAAGATCCTATATCCTTTGAAGAGTGGCAATCTGCAGAAGATTTGAAGCCTTGTACTCTAGAATTTAAAGAAGATCTAGTGCAAGAAAACTACAATATAGATAGAGTTGAAGAGTCAAGTTGTGGCATGGCAATGCAAGAACTGAGTGATGCTGCAAGTGGAGATGGAAGCCATGCTCCATTTTCAGCACCTTCCAGTCCGCACAATGATGGATCAGGTTGTAGCGACTGGACGAGTGATCCTGTTAAAGAGGGACCATCAAATTCAAAGATTCCTAGGTCTCCTAATCAGGGACATTCAACTCTAGTTGATCCTAATTTTGTGGAAAACTACTTTAAGGTACACATGTTAATATCTTGACATTAGCATTGCTCTTgcttgaataaaaaaaaaaaaaaaaaaaaaaaaaaaaaaaaaaaggaaaaaacccCTAATGAACAATCTCTACTCCAAGTCcgttcttctttttccttttgctagAGTGTTGATGTTAGATTATATTGTTATAATTGTTAAGTTAATTATCATCACATATTACAACACCTTTCTGCAAATataacttggtttttggagctCACATTTAAATTTTGATGTGGACTTGTAAGTGTGAAACGAGCTTACGAAGTCGATTTTGATAGATGTGTTGGACTAAACATCCAACCTGGACTTTGAGGCAATGGTTGTAGTAACTTAAGATGAACCCCCCGGATGCCCTTTATACAGCCGACGTGggatatagtatatatacatacacacacaataTGTATATTGATAACTTGGGGGATGTTATGTAGCTCCAACAccttaccaaaaaaaatatatgcatCTCCAACACTTTGATAGGTGAAATGCCAGGATACATTATTTTTATCATAATAGGGCACCAAAGAGGAGCCTCTCATGTGCAAAAAGCTTTTGTTCAAAGGATAGAGAAGGCTGAGCTCATAGAAAAATATGTTAAAGGTGCTATGACGTTGGTATTCTTTTTTCCAAGGATTGCCAACAGGAGATCCACATGCTcatatcaacttttttttttttgggttaaagttGTTTTAATGACTAACCATAAGTTATCAACTTACTTTATGCTTCTGCTGTTGCTGGACCTTTGAAGAGTGTGGAAGACCTAATTTCATTTGAATATGAAGAATCAACAGCCAACTCATAGCTAGATATAGTGTTGCTTATATTACTTATACTAAATTCTTGGCAACCAGATTTTCTGGGGCCTTTTGATGCTATGAGATTACCTGCTTATGCTTGTGGATCTGTTAATTTGAATTTGTTCATTAGCAGCTATTGCATGGTACAactaatatatacataaatgtaTGTGTATATTGATCAAGTAATTGCATATCGAATATTAAAAACACCTAATGCCGAAGTGGCTGACATATTCCTCATGGGCTTTTGTCTTCAGTATTCTAGGTTGCATTTCATTGGTACCTGGAGAAACCGGTATTGTAAACGATTTCCTAGCTCCCCTGGTGGGTTTAGATGCACAAGTTCAGGCCCTAGTTCTTCAGCCACAGCAAATAAGACGATCATTATTCATGTGGATATGGTAATTTCTGCTTCGATGGTCTGAAAACTTGACTTGTCCTCTTTATGTTGTTATGCCTGCTTCTATGTTCTGGATCCTCTTCCTTCTCATCCTCCTCGATCTGAAGGAATgtcatatatatgatatattacTCATCTCTGTAGATTATTCTCTGTACTGAAACAATCAATTCAACTTTACTTGTTCAGGATTGCTTTTTTGTGTCTGTGGTCATTAGGAAGCGCCCTGAGTTGAAGGATAAACCTGTTGCCATTTGCCATTCAGATAATCCACGCGGAACAGCAGAAATATCGTCAGCAAATTATCCTGCTAGGGGTTATGGTCAGTCTTTCAGTCAGTAATTCAATCTTTCCATAAACATCATCCTGTGTTAGAAATTCGGTCGTCATTCAagccttttttttcttatagGAGTAAAGGCTGGAATGTTTGTCAGAGATGCCAAGTCACGTTGCCCTCACCTAGTCATACTTTCTTATGACTTTGAAGCTTATGAGGAGGTGGTCATGATATTTCAGTTTCTTCATCTTGTTCTTTTTTCCCCGTTTAatcatattcttttttatttggattttgagtcctaatttctgatttcattTGCAGGTTGCTGATCGCTTTTATAACATCTTGCACAAGTACTGCAACAAAGTGCAAGTATAGCCTCAAAACTGTTTGTTGAGCAATTTCGTGATGTTTATATCTCTTGATTGGAAATTGCTACCGAATGCAGGCCGTAAGTTGTGATGAAGCTTTTGTAGATGCCACTGATTCTGGAGTAGAGGACATTCAAGCTTTTGTCTCAGTGATTAGAAAGGAGATTCTTGAGGCAACAGGCTGTACTGCTAGTGCTGGTATCGCTGGGAATATGCTTATGGCTCGTCTTGCTACTAGGATTGCAAAACCTGATGGGCAGTGTTACATCCCTGCTGAGAAGGTAGCTTACTTCGAGCTGTATTTTTGATGTATGAAGAGGAGAGAACTTATGTTTTGATCTCTGTCATCTTTATACGTGTATCTTCTACTGCAGCTACATCTTTATTGGTTACATGTCAGTGCTTTCTCTTTAACTATTCGTTGTTAACCTCCTTACCCAATAGTCCACCATGCATTGTGAATTTGCACGTACTTCTAAAAAGGATATGCCTGCAAGTGAAATCAGATTTTATAGGCTCCACTGTCTAAAAGTGAAGTTTCTGCCAGGGCTTCTCCATTGCCACATGAGAGGCTATTTTTGcttcattttatttatgtcttcaTCCTGTTCAAGCATAATAACCTTTTTTGCTGCAAGAATCTGGAGTTCAGATGGAAATCAGATGAATCCTTGAATTATTTtactaaaaagaaattaaacaattACAGTTTCTTATTGCcctataaatagaaaaaaagataTCCTTGAATTTTTTGCTAAGGATAAATCCCAGAAAAGGGCTATTTTGATCACATAGTTTTGTGCCACCACTGATACTGTTCTATATCAAACACATTTCTCTTCTTTAGATCCTTtgattaactttcctttttgATCATCTTTTATTCTAGTGTCTACTACACGTAGTggaaaaagaggaaaacaaaGGCTTGAAGATCATTCTAGAGAAGTAAAATAATTACTGTGATTTCACTGTGCTGATTTATCTTGTTGGCTATATTAGGTGGAGGAGCACCTGTGTGAACTTCCAGTAAAAGCACTTCCTGGAATTGGTCATGTGTTGGAAGAGAAGTTGAATAGGAGACAAATCACAACTTGTGGGCAGCTGCGTATGATTCCCAAGGTATTCATTGTTTAATATTTGTTTCTTTCTGCAATATATTGGTGATTGCTGTCATGGTTTCGGTTTTTCTATCTACTTATAGTTTTGTGTACAACAAGCACTGTTTTGAATCTCCTTTGATCTGGTTTCTCTCAGATACGTTTCACACTTGAAGAAACACTACAAGAGGACTTCATGAATCGTTAAATCTCTTGCTACAGAGATCTTCTTGTTCATATTATCTTTGTTAccatatttctttttaaaaaaaataagatgatGGTATTTTATTAAAGCTAAGTACTAGGATGGTACTGAAAATTGTATGAAGGGGTATGTCTGTTATATCTGTGAGAGTTTGTAAGCAGAGTTTCTTCTAAGCGGGTGGCCTAGCGGTTGAGAGCTGGAGTGACAGCCTTGGGAACCAAGGATTGCCGTCTAGCAGGGACGACACTAGTTGAATTCTTCCAATCATTCTAAGCTATGGAAGGGGGGGGGGTAGAGTTATTTGATACCTAGGCCAGTGGAGGTTGTAGGTGCAGTAGATTAGTTGAGATGCGCAGCATCTGCCCAGATACTACTGTTCCTAACAGAAGAGTAACATTATGTTAAGTCTACTTGTCTATTTGCCTTCTCCATCCAAAGCCCTCCATGAAAAAGGTTTCACGTTTAACAGATAATCTCAATTGGATAGCTATTAAAGAAAGATGACGGTTGTTATTCATGCTGTCTGCTTGAGTCAGAGTCCTCTTTGCCACTCGTCTTCATGCGCACATTCCCACCAATGTAAAATCGAGCATCCTTGGAACCTTCATTAACTAGAGCTGATGAAATAGGGGATAAATTGTTTATTTAATGCTGCATTTAACCAATTTGGCTTGCTGATCAGCTCCTGGAGTTTATTTCAGCTGGTGATGTTTTGTTAAACTCGTGATTAAAATGTTTTCAAATTATGGTCATTCGGCAAAAATGAGAATATCTTGTCTTCTTGTTGTAACTATGATCTAATCAGTGCTTTCTAAATCCCTATGGGGGTTATTTCTTTTGAGGAAAAAGTATGTCGAAAACATCACAGCACTTTGTTAGATCGTTGGTTGGTTATCTTTTCTTAGAATTGCTCAAGACTTGTCTTATAGATTAAAGaagcaatttttttaattggtgaacactttcatcatttttttgctGTTATTCAGCTGGCCGAGTAGGATGCTTTTCTCCTTTATATGATATACACCAATCGTGGTGGCACAAAGAATGCTTTATATAATGAAATATGGATTATATAATCTCCCGTTCATTTGTTGTGTTTCCAGGAAACTCTCCAGAAGGACTTTGGTTCTAAAACCGGCACTACGCTATGGAACTATAGTAGAGGGATAGATGATCGGTTGGTTGGCATGATACAGGTTAGGTCCAACACAGAATATCTTACTGTACCGCTTTTGTTTGTAGGCTTTCTTTTGAATGGTGTCATAGTCACACAACTGACTCACGAACTCCGATTGACCTTTATTTCACCGTTTCTTATTGTTTTGGATATTGGAGACTTGCTTAATGATTGATGAGGATTTCCTTTGCCTCCTGTGCTTGTTCTTGCTTCTAAATTGCTCATTGATTTTGGTGCCAATATAAGCACAGCCGCTCAAGTGGTATCggggtatgtgtgtgtgtgtgtgtatatttatgatattttcagaGCAAAATTCTGGTTCCAATTCGAACACTGTAAGTTGTACGTATACACTGCTTGCATTGTATTTCTGTAGATGTCTTAAAAGCTGTTCTAGTACCTGTCAAAAGGAAGCAAATACTAGTTACATGCTTCACGAATCTGCATCATGAAGTTTGTCATTTTTGTTTTGAATCAGTCATGTGGGCTCAAGCCAAATATATAAGCCTCTCGATAACTTTTGCAGGAAAGCAAATCCATAGGTGCAGATGTTAACTGGGGCGTGAGGTTCAAGGATCTGAAAGATGTTAGATTTCCACTAAAATCATTGTTTGTATACCAAAATCATTGTTTGTATACCTTTGTATTAATGCTTATAAAATACCTCAATTCAGGTACAACATTTTCTGTTAAACCTTTGCAAGGAGGTTTCATTACGTTTGCAGGGGTGTGGAGTGATAGGCCGGAAGTTTACCTTGaaggtctctctctctctctctgttttTCTCCTTATGTAGccattttttttaagattataGTTCATCGCTGAACTCTTTTAGTAGAACTAGTCATATAGTTGGTTCTTATGCTGTTTTTGCACCTAAATATAACAATACAGATAAAGAAAAGGAGGAGTGATGCAGGGGAGCCAGTAAAGTATTTGGGCTGTGGTGTTTGTGATAACTTGAGCCATTCTGTCACGGTATTAATATTTTCCGTGATAACCTTCTGCTCCATGTTTTTTAAttgtaagaatttttttcttacttcatGGTATTAATTGCATTGTGCCACTTGTAGGTGCCAATGGCTACAGATAGCGTTGATGTGCTTGAGAGAATCGTTTCACAGCTTTTTACTACTTCACACATTGGTAATTGCTTCTAAGTGAATGCTACACTTTAAAATAAGGGTTTAAGCctgcacccaagggtgtggcctagtggttaATGAACTGGGTGTGAACCTAGGAGATCAGGTTCATATTCCAGCAAACACTAGGTGGTTTCTTTCTAGGGTGAAGGccaaaatggaaatgaattatCTTAAGAAATTTTAGTTGATCTCAGTGTCATTTCAATGTAAATAGCGTGTTTAACTTTGTTCTCTGGGATCAATTCACTTCACATTCAAAGTTATGGGcttttgttgtgattttagtcTGGATTATCCTTCTTATTTGCTAGTTTTGATTTTCATCTTAATACATCTGTGGCAAAATGATTATCTGAATTGATTTGAGAGTCGAACAAATGGTTCTTGACTGTAATTATCAAATatgcttttttcttttgtccATTGGGGAAATATAGAACTCTATTGTTTTTCATATAATTCTAATACTTGACTTAATTCTCAGAAGCTGAATCAgtcaaattaaattttaataaacTAAATAGGTCTTATCAATTTGGGACAGAGTATCAGCTTTTGTGTGTGACATTCCATATCCAAGCAGCTTTCAGTAAACTAATTCATTTGATACATTATGTTATTGAGGAAAACTCTGAGCTAACCATTTGAGCATTGCTCTGTGCTTGTTTCTTATCCTTATTCAACTTCTGTCCTCCGTTTGATTTTTGgaagagtctgaatagtaatCGTAACTCCGCAACCTTCTATAGGGCTGAGGTAATGTCACTATAATTTCGTTCTTTGATATAGTTTTTGTGTACACACAC encodes:
- the LOC132064840 gene encoding DNA repair protein REV1 isoform X2 yields the protein MEPSRSANSGSNSKRTSNSNSNQSNKKKKKTMTNQKTLGMAWGANSRSASRPSFNSSPFSNFGSYMAVKNQKLHEQFDAEASSTSLSGPSSSKPIFHSVSIFVDGYTVPSSQELRGYMLKHGGRFENYFSRRRVTHIICSNLPDSKVKNLRSFSRGLPVVKPTWVLDSVAANSLLNWVPYQLDQLASEANNQPKLSAFFMKNIAVSDDAATCSTGQATSRVESPLSYSGPIKDPISFEEWQSAEDLKPCTLEFKEDLVQENYNIDRVEESSCGMAMQELSDAASGDGSHAPFSAPSSPHNDGSGCSDWTSDPVKEGPSNSKIPRSPNQGHSTLVDPNFVENYFKYSRLHFIGTWRNRYCKRFPSSPGGFRCTSSGPSSSATANKTIIIHVDMDCFFVSVVIRKRPELKDKPVAICHSDNPRGTAEISSANYPARGYGVKAGMFVRDAKSRCPHLVILSYDFEAYEEVADRFYNILHKYCNKVQAVSCDEAFVDATDSGVEDIQAFVSVIRKEILEATGCTASAGIAGNMLMARLATRIAKPDGQCYIPAEKVEEHLCELPVKALPGIGHVLEEKLNRRQITTCGQLRMIPKETLQKDFGSKTGTTLWNYSRGIDDRLVGMIQESKSIGADVNWGVRFKDLKDVQHFLLNLCKEVSLRLQGCGVIGRKFTLKIKKRRSDAGEPVKYLGCGVCDNLSHSVTVPMATDSVDVLERIVSQLFTTSHIDVEDIRGMGLQVSKLETADSSKQGKEKYSIRSWLTSASAKTGHQKGADADNGKNSIGERQAQLQGDPSTPFIEISAASPSGTAGFGQSGTLPPMNELDIGVIESLPPEVFSEINDMYDGKLAHFIIENRSKEKENISSVCPDAPDEAFAAHEEQQYNEEEIQVVSFPNKLFGDMKSEPVSDASVPNPDVVVNAPVSGGISLMPTSLSQVDTSVFEELPEELRTDILELLPAHRNNESSLDASLVCSDNTNSSPSISSIDLWVGNPPEWVEIFKASNCQILRVLAEMYQRAGALKQLSAVLQRTMSQVYILPDVSTDGWAEAVSCLCELIKQYLKLKISTDIEEVYICSCLLRRLTARSKIFLDVYNDLLPHFQKGILGVCICLYFGVIGQASLHCKCWLDRGAVSMVVDCSDAVLRQKDARC
- the LOC132064840 gene encoding DNA repair protein REV1 isoform X3; translated protein: MEPSRSANSGSNSKRTSNSNSNQSNKKKKKTMTNQKTLGMAWGANSRSASRPSFNSSPFSNFGSYMAVKNQKLHEQFDAEASSTSLSGPSSSKPIFHSVSIFVDGYTVPSSQELRGYMLKHGGRFENYFSRRRVTHIICSNLPDSKVKNLRSFSRGLPVVKPTWVLDSVAANSLLNWVPYQLDQLASEANNQPKLSAFFMKNIAVSDDAATCSTGQATSRVESPLSYSGPIKDPISFEEWQSAEDLKPCTLEFKEDLVQENYNIDRVEESSCGMAMQELSDAASGDGSHAPFSAPSSPHNDGSGCSDWTSDPVKEGPSNSKIPRSPNQGHSTLVDPNFVENYFKYSRLHFIGTWRNRYCKRFPSSPGGFRCTSSGPSSSATANKTIIIHVDMDCFFVSVVIRKRPELKDKPVAICHSDNPRGTAEISSANYPARGYGVKAGMFVRDAKSRCPHLVILSYDFEAYEEVADRFYNILHKYCNKVQAVSCDEAFVDATDSGVEDIQAFVSVIRKEILEATGCTASAGIAGNMLMARLATRIAKPDGQCYIPAEKVEEHLCELPVKALPGIGHVLEEKLNRRQITTCGQLRMIPKETLQKDFGSKTGTTLWNYSRGIDDRLVGMIQESKSIGADVNWGVRFKDLKDVQHFLLNLCKEVSLRLQGCGVIGRKFTLKIKKRRSDAGEPVKYLGCGVCDNLSHSVTVPMATDSVDVLERIVSQLFTTSHIDVEDIRGMGLQVSKLETADSSKQGKEKYSIRSWLTSASAKTGHQKDNGKNSIGERQAQLQGDPSTPFIEISAASPSGTAGFGQSGTLPPMNELDIGVIESLPPEVFSEINDMYDGKLAHFIIENRSKGVSEKENISSVCPDAPDEAFAAHEEQQYNEEEIQVVSFPNKLFGDMKSEPVSDASVPNPDVVVNAPVSGGISLMPTSLSQVDTSVFEELPEELRTDILELLPAHRNNESSLDASLVCSDNTNSSPSISSIDLWVGNPPEWVEIFKASNCQILRVLAEMYQRAGALKQLSAVLQRTMSQVYILPDVSTDGWAEAVSCLCELIKQYLKLKISTDIEEVYICSCLLRRLTARSKIFLDVYNDLLPHFQKGILGVCICLYFGVIGQASLHCKCWLDRGAVSMVVDCSDAVLRQKDARC
- the LOC132064840 gene encoding DNA repair protein REV1 isoform X4 yields the protein MEPSRSANSGSNSKRTSNSNSNQSNKKKKKTMTNQKTLGMAWGANSRSASRPSFNSSPFSNFGSYMAVKNQKLHEQFDAEASSTSLSGPSSSKPIFHSVSIFVDGYTVPSSQELRGYMLKHGGRFENYFSRRRVTHIICSNLPDSKVKNLRSFSRGLPVVKPTWVLDSVAANSLLNWVPYQLDQLASEANNQPKLSAFFMKNIAVSDDAATCSTGQATSRVESPLSYSGPIKDPISFEEWQSAEDLKPCTLEFKEDLVQENYNIDRVEESSCGMAMQELSDAASGDGSHAPFSAPSSPHNDGSGCSDWTSDPVKEGPSNSKIPRSPNQGHSTLVDPNFVENYFKYSRLHFIGTWRNRYCKRFPSSPGGFRCTSSGPSSSATANKTIIIHVDMDCFFVSVVIRKRPELKDKPVAICHSDNPRGTAEISSANYPARGYGVKAGMFVRDAKSRCPHLVILSYDFEAYEEVADRFYNILHKYCNKVQAVSCDEAFVDATDSGVEDIQAFVSVIRKEILEATGCTASAGIAGNMLMARLATRIAKPDGQCYIPAEKVEEHLCELPVKALPGIGHVLEEKLNRRQITTCGQLRMIPKETLQKDFGSKTGTTLWNYSRGIDDRLVGMIQVQHFLLNLCKEVSLRLQGCGVIGRKFTLKIKKRRSDAGEPVKYLGCGVCDNLSHSVTVPMATDSVDVLERIVSQLFTTSHIDVEDIRGMGLQVSKLETADSSKQGKEKYSIRSWLTSASAKTGHQKGADADNGKNSIGERQAQLQGDPSTPFIEISAASPSGTAGFGQSGTLPPMNELDIGVIESLPPEVFSEINDMYDGKLAHFIIENRSKGVSEKENISSVCPDAPDEAFAAHEEQQYNEEEIQVVSFPNKLFGDMKSEPVSDASVPNPDVVVNAPVSGGISLMPTSLSQVDTSVFEELPEELRTDILELLPAHRNNESSLDASLVCSDNTNSSPSISSIDLWVGNPPEWVEIFKASNCQILRVLAEMYQRAGALKQLSAVLQRTMSQVYILPDVSTDGWAEAVSCLCELIKQYLKLKISTDIEEVYICSCLLRRLTARSKIFLDVYNDLLPHFQKGILGVCICLYFGVIGQASLHCKCWLDRGAVSMVVDCSDAVLRQKDARC